One segment of Glandiceps talaboti chromosome 21, keGlaTala1.1, whole genome shotgun sequence DNA contains the following:
- the LOC144451400 gene encoding uncharacterized protein LOC144451400 — MLLYIESNAFPFKTFVLQCAATDTIARIRAQILHILHELGRGDHQFRFRYKGQYLRDAYSIEDYKIIDNSIIKMVPMAKRSESFLDLQSNMGLGLDMGPGYNTDVKSALEQEVGKLKWREHMLMDFQGMMYIHFLSAFLAIFTVYWYAAIWIFVFFLFAVTQCPSYSHLIGFVGVAGFWHKRFMIMYGIVSFAVFGVSLGLAINILLQIMNHGCTQFSDSCSHHVVYSVVFFAIHFIFVFISNVLSWMLLHNFRFEAGDILEKLLVMTRDIEKVIASAKSGRIKEQRNAAFELATLATTGDDSKFRIVTEGGLEVLISLGLSQDEATQEYAAEAMAELLTVPAIQDQFVEMGGLSTLTTLLHSNDPRIVQEASTALSYIVSDSEENKAQVVSDRGMEDLAHAAKMGTITTQRIVAGIFLELAFNADIRAQMAHMNTPAIALTELCKSNDDETQRLALQTLELIAIESADVIFYQESMLDILLSLATTTLNEEIYLLAGKILLYYAENTDTCTQLLDKESLKDSLSQFAKTTDPILQKVVVKIILSTVEEPSLAIRAKELGLQDVLTYVRENATDRDAWNMADEGIQIFANDDFFRAQPAHASSSDSMGSLSSIRKPIMGSRASLQSNAS; from the exons ATGTTGCTGTATATTGAAAGCAACGCTTTTCCG TTCAAGACCTTCGTTCTACAATGTGCTGCCACAGATACTATAGCCAGAATCAGAGCCCAGATTTTACATATTCTACATGAACTTGGACGAGGTGATCATCAGTTCAGATTTCGCTACAAAGGGCAATATTTACGAGATGCATACAGTATTGAAGACTACAAAATTATTGACAACTCCATTATTAAAATGGTTCCTATGGCCAAAAGAAGTGAG TCTTTCCTGGATTTACAATCTAATATGGGACTTGGTCTAGATATGGGACCTGGTTATAACACAGACGTCAAGTCAGCTCTGGAACAGGAAGTTGGTAAACTGAAATGGAGAGAACATATGTTGATGGATTTCCAG GGAATGATGTACATCCATTTTCTATCGGCATTCCTTGCTATATTTACTGTGTATTGGTATGCAGCTATCTGGATATTTGTTTTCTTCCTCTTTGCCGTCACACAATGTCCTTCATATTCACATCTGATTGGATTTGTAGGAGTGGCAGGGTTCTG gCATAAGAGATTCATGATTatgtatggtattgtatcaTTTGCTGTGTTTGGTGTATCGTTAGGATTGGCTATAAATATACTACTACAAATAATG AACCATGGCTGTACACAATTCTCCGATAGTTGTTCACACCATGTAGTATATTCCGTCGTCTTCTTTGCTATCCATTTCATCTTTGTGTTCATCTCCAATGTTCTCTCCTGGATGTTGCTTCATAATTTCCGTTTTGAAGCTGGAGATATTCTGGAGAAACTTCTCGTGATGACAAGAGACATCGAGAAAGTTATTGCATCTGCTAAATCTGGAAG GATAAAGGAACAACGCAATGCAGCGTTTGAGTTAGCAACACTGGCTACTACTGGTGATGATAGTAAATTTAGAATTGTTACAGAAGGAGG GTTGGAAGTGTTGATTTCTCTCGGTTTATCACAAGATGAAGCAACACAGGAATATGCAGCAGAAGCCATGGCAGAATTATTAACAGTTCCAGCTATACAG GACCAATTTGTTGAGATGGGTGGTCTAAGTACCTTGACTACACTACTTCATAGCAATGATCCACGTATCGTACAGGAAGCATCTACAGCACTGTCATATATCGTGTCTGACTCAGAAGAAAACAAAGCACAGGTCGTCTCAGATAGAGGAATGGAAGACTTAGCACATGCTGCAAAGATGGGTACTATTACGACACAGAGAATCGTTGCTGGTATATTCCTGGAATTGGCATTTAACGCTGACATACGTGCACAAATGGCACATATGAATACACCAG CTATTGCATTAACAGAGCTTTGTAAGAGTAACGACGATGAGACACAGAGACTGGCCTTACAGACTTTAGAATTGATAGCCATTGAAAGTGCTGATGTCATATTCTACCAG GAGAGTATGTTGGATATCTTGTTGAGTTTGGCAACTACAACTCTGAATGAAGAGATTTATCTATTGGCTGGAAAGATCTTGTTATACTATGCAGAGAACACAGAT ACCTGTACTCAGTTATTGGATAAGGAAAGTCTAAAGGATTCTTTATCTCAGTTTGCTAAGACAACAGATCCAATCCTACAGAAAGTTGTAGTCAAGATTATACTATCCACTGTAGAAGAACCAAGTCTAGC TATCCGTGCTAAGGAGCTAGGTCTACAGGACGTGTTGACATATGTGCGTGAGAATGCAACAGATAGAGATGCTTGGAATATGGCAGATGAAGGCATTCAGATATTTGCAAATGACGACTTCTTCCGAGCTCAACCTGCGCATGCGTCTAGTTCTGACAGCATGGGTTCTCTATCAAGTATCAGAAAACCTATCATGGGTAGTAGAGCCAGTCTACAATCTAACGCATCTTAG
- the LOC144451214 gene encoding histone-lysine N-methyltransferase PRDM9-like, whose translation MASKKSKPKTKSEYDVIRPYFTEKEWTEISDYEKKRLRNIKENYEMMLQVGLVVSKPEFMNGPRGRKRKPKRIESDSEDEEWFPGCENARNTKKACFSAPFKPLQQRKTPTERKMKPKTIKQPSCTSTSKNESTPQQSRKRKGVMSLKQDTGSKTSSSRYPKRRCSTTRNYRELEAPDDDHYLYCEDCNLFFEGDCPTHPLQIIEDTAVPENFTSSRARASLPEGLRIAQSRIRNAGLGVICDKSFPKGVRFGPYAGEVVDAETGHDSGYAWQLFAVIATDETLRFPLPDILSKYCVRLHYHIL comes from the exons ATGGCATCAAAAAAGAGTAAACCCAAGACCAAGTCAGAGTATGATGTGATAAGACCTTACTTTACTGAGAAGGAATGGACTGAAATTTCTGACTATGAAAAGAAGAGATTAAGAAACATCaaagaaaattatgaaatgatgtTACAAGTTG GTCTGGTAGTGTCCAAACCAGAGTTTATGAATGGACCACGTGGCAGGAAACGTAAACCAAAGAGAATAGAAAGTGACAGTGAAGATGAAGAGTGGTTTCCTGGATGTGAAAATGCAAGAAATACCAAGAAAG CATGCTTCTCAGCTCCATTCAAACCCCTACAACAAAGGAAGACACCAACAGAAAGAAAAATGAAg CCTAAAACCATCAAACAACCAAGCTGTACTAGTACCAGCAAAAATGAATCAACTCCACAACAAAGCAGGAAAAGAAAAGGTGTGATGTCTTTGAAGCAAGATACTGGCA GCAAGACGTCTTCAAGCAGGTACCCTAAACGACGCTGTTCAACTACAAGAAATTATCGTGAGTTAGAAGCACCTGATGATGATCATTATCTCT ATTGTGAGGACTGCAATTTATTCTTTGAAGGTGACTGTCCAACACATCCCTTACAAATCATAGAAGATACAGCAGTTCCTGAAAACTTCACTAGTAGCAGAGCTAGAGCTAGTCTACCAGAAGGGTTAAGAATTGCACAGTCTAGAATAAGAAATGCTGGTCTTGGTGTCATATGTGATAAATCATTTCCAAAGGGTGTAAGATTTGGTCCTTATGCAGGAGAAGTTGTTGATGCTGAAACTGGACATGATAGTGGATATGCTTGGCAG ctgtttgcaGTTATAGCAACTGATGAAACATTAAGGTTTCCTTTGCCAGATATACTGTCTAAGTATTGTGTAAGACTGCATTatcacattttgtaa